From the Manihot esculenta cultivar AM560-2 chromosome 3, M.esculenta_v8, whole genome shotgun sequence genome, one window contains:
- the LOC110611048 gene encoding calcineurin-binding protein 1 isoform X1 codes for MFAIAAINDTDSREQWEPLAPTKEAQEFHLTQTYHDGLLKLQAKEYDKARQLLESVLKDPLLSNVQVDSNASDGHLQQLRFLALKNLATVFLQQGSTHYENALHCYLQAVEIDTKDSVIWNQLGTLSCSMGLLSISRWAFEQGLLCSPNNWNCMEKLLEVLIAIRDEVACLSVAELILSHWPSHSRALLVKSTIEESELVPFAPRGIDKLEPKHVRLKFLDKRKATDENIDEGKGISCKKLKKNIELCLPESSWAALADALLEILLPLKGGVSETRSEKDYRSGDVTLTVRLPSHLDVVMSSNENKVLNPISSESLCAADYNSERSNLVKEREANTFEEHPHERRSTRLERLRSRKPGKEELDFAASKDLAKGVLQLLEPFIVCRLRSKGSDQEASCSVSCPHQPTLDTEYKDVSTFVEETSTNYGAYHMCHLLLDHAATRSFAYQDAFIKFLELERLTRHWGQDRTPECSLFLAELYHDLGSLPSNSLKLPEFMSEVSYHLCKIIESVALDYPFHSNHISGNESCSFLKNSQENSEMFAKDSSLQDSFFNNLLVNDKSSFWVRYFWLSGKLSIYDGNKSKAHEEFCISLSLLVKKEKVNDAPCSVQLPHLKLNKELTVNRILHEINLLKVDFLLEKTVGEMIEKEMYVECINLLAPLLFSTENVHVDVLPSHASNSKGEGLACIELSAIDLLIQACEKTKPMDIEVHLNCHRRKLQILMQAAGIDEYGTLRQKYGLNALSASDITPKENPGNHGLELVMEEVKAISHCVSQLKMDSSLNSNCVVTPMGIITDIQTLLLAVMCHVAINCLCKRSSADESEQKQEFCFVDAGIAFCKLQHLIPTVPVKTQVALIVAIHDLLAEYGLCCVGEGGKGEEGTFLRFAIKHLLALDMKLKSNLNSSSRESTQHDKQLSPHSQNKISKKELKSDTLDVVMGGTEIDETSAVGNDAVGGITSASIHSLFGPEKDNAGVGCEMQVSDEDKNKGGKTTERSTESRNELTEDEGEELELIIDGALDQCFFCLYGLNIRSDSSYEDDLAMHKNTSRGDYQTKEQCADVFQYILPYAKASSRTGLVKLRRVLRAIRKHFPQPPEDVLIGNAIDRFLDDLNLCEDKLSEEAGSEGYLETITKMVFPDVETVKQHRSMMVGSSEPYLDVYCNLYYFLALSEEMSATDKWPGFVLTKEGEEFVQQNANLFKYDLLYNPLRFESWQRLANIYDEEVDLLLNDGSKHINVAGWRKNTTLPQRVETSRRRSRRCLLVSLALAKTSVQQCEIHELLALVYYDSLQNVVPFYDQRSVVPAKDAAWVAHCENSLKHFRKASLHKQDWSHAFYMGKLCEKLGYSYGTSLSYYDKAIALNPSAVDPVYRMHASRLKLLCFYGKQNLALLKFSFIQVLSGYSFNLSIKEAAMKILGELALEMPHLPDDTKDRSTQEDSLQRKHEEFIRIEEVWNMLYNDCISALEICVDGDLKHFHKARYMLAQGLYRRGLKGDLERAKDELSFCFKSSRSSFTINMWEIDSMVKKGRRKTSNFPGNKKILEINLPESSRKFITCIRKYVLFYLKLLEETGDICTLDRAFISLRADKRFSLCIEDLVPVALGRFIKALVSSMHQAGSGALGSSEHQLEKMFSLFMEQGNLWPEIFTLPEIRSPEISEASLYTYLHRYIASLERNGKLETLEAINEKIRKRFKNPKLSNSNCAKVCRHASVAWCRSLVINLALISPLRPGTPIEMPSLNPSDNSLETNPLLCVDLKTNEFWNSAFEDSIHLENLETKWNPVLGKIKNIIVERASDENFETANSLLRSSYNFFRESSCVLLPSGLNLYLVPTRLSKETQLQPLINGVEILDLSIPRKLLLWAYTLLHGRYANISVVLKHCEENIKSKMKKGASTSSTPSNTSSPATAAVHTGSAKDGANHGGGIEPDTVLTTAPMSVTTSVSLSENENTQSTNPSPTSGENQKNLVASSQLNPVNATLAERSSTVHGEDQNRG; via the exons ATG TTTGCAATTGCAGCTATTAACGATACTGACTCTAGAGAGCAATGGGAACCTTTAGCTCCCACGAAAGAAGCCCAG GAATTTCATCTTACACAAACTTACCACGATGGGCTTCTCAAGTTGCAAGCTAAAGAGTATGATAAGGCTCGCCAATTGTTAGAATCTGTGCTAAAAGATCCTCTATTATCAAATGTTCAA GTGGATAGTAATGCCAGCGATGGCCATCTTCAGCAGCTCAG ATTTCTGGCACTGAAAAACCTTGCCACTGTTTTCCTTCAACAAGGTTCAACTCATTATGAGAATGCTCTTCACTGTTATCTTCAAGCTGTAGAGATTGATACAAAAGATTCAGTTATCTGGAATCAGCTGGGAACATTATCATGCTCGATGGGGTTGCTAAGTATTTCCCGTTGGGCATTTGAGCAGGGGCTTCTTTGCAGCCCTAATAATT GGAATTGCATGGAGAAACTTTTGGAAGTTCTTATTGCCATTCGTGATGAGGTTGCCTGTCTCTCTGTTGCAGAGTTGATTTTGAGCCACTGGCCTTCACATTCCCGTGCTTTGCTTGTCAAAAGTACTATTGAAGAGTCTGAGCTAGTTCCATTTGCTCCTAGAGGTATAGACAAGCTGGAACCTAAGCATGTGCGGCTTAAATTCCTTGACAAGAGAAAAGCAACAGATGAAAATATTGATGAAGGCAAGGGTATTTCCTGTAAGAAGTTGAAGAAGAATATAGAATTATGCCTGCCTGAGTCTTCATGGGCTGCTCTTGCTGATGCTCTTCTGGAAATTTTACTTCCATTAAAAGGTGGTGTTTCTGAGACGAGGTCTGAGAAAGACTATAGATCTGGGGATGTTACTTTAACTGTCCGTTTACCTTCTCATTTGGATGTTGTTATGTCTTCTAATGAAAATAAAGTGCTGAATCCAATATCTAGTGAAAGTCTGTGTGCTGCTGATTATAACTCTGAAAGATCCAACCTTGTTAAAGAAAGAGAAGCAAATACTTTTGAAGAACACCCTCATGAGAGGCGGAGCACTCGCCTTGAGAGGCTTAGGAGTCGTAAACCAGGAAAAGAAGAATTGGATTTTGCTGCCAGCAAGGATCTGGCCAAAGGTGTACTTCAGTTACTAGAACCTTTTATTGTCTGCAGGCTTAGAAGTAAAGGTTCTGATCAAGAAGCTAGTTGTTCTGTATCATGTCCTCATCAGCCTACTTTGGATACAGAATATAAGGATGTTTCCACATTTGTAGAAGAAACTTCAACAAATTATGGTGCATATCATATGTGCCACTTGCTTTTAGACCATGCTGCAACTCGGAGTTTTGCATATCAAGATGCATTTATCAAATTTCTGGAGTTGGAGAGGCTGACAAGGCATTGGGGCCAGGATAGGACCCCTGAATGTAGTCTTTTTCTTGCTGAATTATATCATGACCTAGGGTCTCTGCCTTCAAATTCTCTGAAGTTGCCAGAATTCATGTCAGAGGTATCGTATCATCTTTGCAAAATAATAGAATCAGTTGCTTTGGATTATCCTTTTCACTCGAACCATATATCTGGTAATGAAAGCTGCTCTTTTCTGaagaattctcaagaaaatagTGAAATGTTTGCCAAAGACTCTAGTTTACAGGattcattttttaataatttgttagtgaATGATAAAAGTTCCTTTTGGGTTCGATACTTCTGGTTGAGTGGAAAATTGTCTATCTATGACGGCAACAAGTCTAAAGCTCATGAAGAGTTCTGTATTTCTTTGTCCCTTTTggtgaagaaagaaaaagtgaaTGATGCTCCCTGTTCAGTTCAACTTCCACACCTGAAGCTCAATAAAGAGTTAACTGTAAACAGGATTCTtcatgaaattaatttattaaaggtTGATTTCTTGCTTGAGAAGACTGTAGGCGAGATGATTGAGAAAGAAATGTACGTGGAGTGCATAAACTTGCTTGCTCCACTTCTATTTTCTACAGAAAATGTTCACGTTGATGTACTACCGTCACATGCTTCTAATAGTAAAGGTGAAGGACTTGCATGCATTGAATTATCAGCAATAGATTTATTAATTCAAGCATGTGAAAAGACAAAGCCAATGGACATTGAGGTACATTTGAATTGCCACCGGAGAAAGCTGcaaatactaatgcaagcagcTGGTATTGATGAATATGGAACTCTCCGTCAGAAATATGGGTTAAATGCACTTTCTGCCTCTGATATCACCCCAAAAGAAAATCCAGGAAATCATGGGTTGGAGTTGGTGATGGAGGAGGTGAAAGCAATTTCACATTGTGTGTCACAATTGAAGATGGATTCTTCACTTAATTCT AATTGTGTAGTAACTCCAATGGGCATCATCACAGATATTCAAACTTTGCTCCTGGCAGTCATGTGCCATGTTGCAATAAACTGCCTCTGTAAGAGATCTTCTGCTGATGAAAGTGAACAAAAGCAAGAATTCTGCTTTGTTGATGCCGGTATTGCATTCTGCAAACTTCAACATCTCATCCCTACTGTCCCTGTCAAAACCCAA GTTGCATTAATTGTGGCAATCCATGACTTGCTTGCTGAGTATGGACTATGCTGTGTGGGTGAGGGGGGCAAAGGGGAGGAAGGAACATTTCTTAGATTTGCAATAAAGCACCTCTTAGCCCTGGACATGAAGCTCAAGTCCAATCTAAACTCATCAAGCAGAGAATCAACTCAGCATGATAAGCAGCTTTCCCCTCACTCTCAAAACAAAATATCTAAAAAGGAATTAAAATCTGATACGCTGGATGTGGTGATGGGGGGGACTGAAATTGATGAAACAAGTGCTGTAGGGAATGATGCTGTGGGAGGAATTACTTCTGCAAGCATTCATTCTCTTTTTGGCCCAGAGAAAGACAATGCAGGTGTAGGATGTGAAATGCAAGTCAGTGATGAGGACAAGAACAAAGGAGGAAAAACCACTGAACGATCTACGGAATCTAGAAATGAACTTACTGAAGATGAAGGGGAGGAACTTGAGTTAATAATCGATGGTGCTCTGGATCAATGCTTTTTCTGCTTATATGGTCTCAATATTAGATCTGATTCATCCTATGAGGATGACCTAGCCATGCACAAAAATACTAGTCGTGGAGATTATCAGACCAAGGAACAATGTGCTGATGTTTTTCAATATATATTGCCCTATGCAAAGGCTTCTTCT AGAACTGGATTGGTAAAACTTCGCAGAGTGTTAAGAGCCATTCGCAAACACTTTCCACAACCACCTGAAGATGTTTTGATTGGAAATGCAATTGATAGGTTCTTAGATGATCTTAATTTATGTGAAGACAAACTCTCAGAGGAAGCAGGTTCCGAAGGGTATCTTGAGACCATAACAAAGATGGTATTTCCTGATGTGGAAACTGTCAAACAGCATAGGTCAATGATGGTTGGAAG CTCTGAGCCATATTTGGATGTATATTGCAACTTATATTATTTTCTAGCTCTGTCAGAGGAAATGAGTGCAACTGATAAGTGGCCAGGCTTTGTACTTACCAAGGAAGGTGAAGAGTTTGTACAGCAGAATGCAAATCTCTTCAAGTACGATCTTCTGTACAACCCTTTACGGTTTGAGAGTTGGCAACGGCTTGCAAATATTTATGATGAG GAGGTTGATTTGTTGTTAAATGATGGAAGTAAGCACATAAATGTAGCAGGATGGAGAAAGAATACTACTTTGCCTCAGAGAGTTGAGACAAGTCGAAGGAGGAGCAGGCGTTGTCTATTAGTGAGTTTGGCTTTGGCGAAGACATCAGTTCAGCAg TGTGAGATACACGAGTTACTGGCATTGGTATACTATGACAGCCTTCAGAATGTGGTACCATTTTATGACCAGCGATCTGTTGTGCCTGCGAAGGATGCAGCATGGGTTGCACATTGTGAGAACTCACTGAAGCATTTTAGAAAAGCTTCCTTGCACAA GCAGGACTGGTCACATGCATTCTATATGGGAAAACTCTGTGAGAAGCTTGGATACTCATATGGGACATCATTATCATATTATGATAAGGCTATTGCTTTGAATCCATCGGCCGTGGATCCTGTCTATAGGATGCATGCTTCACGCTTGAAGTTACTTTGCTTCTATGGAAAGCAGAATCTGGCCCTTTTAAAG TTTTCTTTTATCCAGGTCCTATCTGGATATTCCTTTAATCTATCAATAAAGGAAGCTGCTATGAAAATCCTTGGTGAATTAGCTCTTGAAATGCCACATTTGCCGGATGATACGAAGGACAGAAGCACTCAAGAAGATTCCCTGCAGAGAAAGCACGAGGAATTTATTCGCATTGAAGAAGTGTGGAATATGCTTTACAATGATTGCATTTCTGCTCTGGAAATTTGTGTTGATGGGGATctcaaacattttcataaagcCAGATATATGCTTGCTCAAGGACTATATAGAAGGGGTTTGAAGGGTGATTTGGAGAGGGCCAAGGATgaactttctttttgttttaaatcATCCCGCTCATCCTTCACTATAAATATGTGGGAGATCGATAGCATGGTTAAAAAAGGGAG GCGGAAAACATCAAATTTCCCTGGAAACAAAAAGATCCTTGAAATTAACTTACCAGAAAGTTCTCGAAAATTTATCACTTGCATTCGGAAGTATGTGTTGTTCTACTTGAAATTATTGGAGGAAACCGGAGATATTTGTACCCTGGATCGTGCATTTATATCTCTTCGGGCAGACAAAAGG TTTTCATTGTGCATTGAGGATCTTGTACCAGTTGCCCTGGGGAGGTTCATCAAGGCCCTTGTATCATCCATGCATCAAGCTGGCTCTGGTGCACTGGGCAGCTCTGAGCATCAACTGGAGAAGATGTTCTCGTTATTCATGGAACAGGGAAACTTATGGCCAGAAATATTCACCTTGCCTGAGATCAGAAGCCCAGAAATATCAGAAGCAAGCTTGTACAC CTACCTCCACAGATATATTGCATCACTAGAAAGAAATGGCAAGCTGGAGACACTTGAAGCAATAAATGAGAAGATCCGGAAGCGTTTTAAGAATCCCAAGTTGTCAAATAGTAACTGTGCAAAAGTTTGCAGGCATGCGTCTGTTGCTTGGTGTCGTTCTCTTGTAATTAATTTAGCATTGATCAGTCCATTACGACCTGGAACTCCAATTGAGATGCCGAGCCTTAACCCATCAGATAACAGTCTGGAAACTAACCCCTTGCTTTGTGTTGATCTGAAAACAAATGAGTTCTGGAATTCAGCATTTGAGGATTCTATCCATTTGGAAAATCTTGAAACAAAATGGAATCCAGTGTTGGGTAAAATTAAGAACATCATTGTAGAAAGGGCTTCAGATGAAAATTTTGAGACAGCCAATTCCTTGCTTAGAAGCTCTTATAATTTCTTCCGGGAGAGTTCCTGTGTTTTGCTTCCATCTGGTCTCAACTTGTATTTGGTGCCAACTCGGCTATCTAAGGAAACACAACTTCAGCCTCTCATAAATGGGGTTGAAATTCTCGATCTGAGCATTCCAAGGAAGCTCCTCTTATGGGCTTACACGCTATTGCATGGCCGTTATGCGAACATCTCTGTGGTACTGAAACATTGTGAAGAAAATATCAAG TCAAAGATGAAAAAGGGAGCTTCAACTTCATCCACGCCTTCAAATACTAGTTCGCCTGCTACTGCTGCAGTTCATACAG GTAGTGCGAAAGACGGCGCAAATCACGGTGGAGGCATCGAACCAGATACTGTTTTGACAACAGCTCCTATGTCAGTAACGACATCTGTCTCGTTGTCCGAGAACGAGAACACGCAAAGCACAAATCCTTCACCAACTTCTGGTGAAAACCAAAAGAACTTGGTTGCTTCTTCTCAGCTAAACCCTGTTAATGCCACACTTGCTGAAAGGAGTTCCACAGTGCATGGAGAAGATCAGAACAGGGGCTGA